A window of the Branchiibius hedensis genome harbors these coding sequences:
- a CDS encoding IS256 family transposase has product MNQEQIEPARDDTAGRKRPRDRRPKRSEAERAEQEAIAALVRQARANGDPIAGPQGLLKKLTKMVLETSLEEEMTEHLGHPKHHPSTDEAGATVPVDQQRNVRNGSRTKTVMTDSAGKVEITVPRDRAGTFEPVIVPKHHRKLASLDTLVLSLTAKGLTTGEISAHLEEIYGASVSKDTIARITERVSEEMTEWLARPLDAVYAAIFIDAIVVKVRDGQVANRPFYAAIGVSVDGCKDVLGLWAGTPGDGEGAKYWLAVLTELKNRGITDTMFVVCDGLKGLPEVVESTWPDAIVQTCVIHLLRNSFRLTSRKYWDQIARELKLVYTAPTAAAARDEFEKFAAVWGARYPGLIRLWENAWEQFTPFLAYEVEIRRILFSTNAIESLNARYRRAVRARGHFPNEHAALKCLYLVTRSLDPTGKGQARWTMRWKPALNVFATVFEGRWPTAEKY; this is encoded by the coding sequence ATGAATCAGGAGCAGATCGAGCCGGCCCGGGACGACACGGCTGGTCGCAAGCGGCCGCGGGATCGTCGACCGAAGCGCTCGGAGGCCGAACGGGCTGAGCAGGAGGCGATCGCTGCGTTGGTGCGTCAGGCCCGTGCCAACGGTGACCCGATCGCCGGGCCGCAAGGGTTGTTGAAGAAGCTGACCAAGATGGTGCTGGAGACCTCCCTGGAGGAGGAGATGACCGAGCACCTGGGTCATCCCAAGCACCACCCGTCGACCGATGAGGCGGGTGCGACCGTGCCGGTGGACCAGCAGCGCAATGTGCGCAATGGTTCGCGCACCAAGACGGTGATGACCGATTCGGCCGGCAAGGTCGAGATCACCGTCCCGCGGGATCGGGCGGGCACATTCGAGCCGGTGATCGTGCCCAAACATCACCGCAAGCTCGCCAGCCTGGACACCCTGGTGCTGTCGCTGACCGCCAAGGGGCTGACGACCGGGGAGATCAGTGCCCACTTGGAAGAGATCTACGGTGCGTCGGTGTCCAAGGACACCATCGCCCGGATCACCGAGCGGGTCAGCGAGGAGATGACCGAATGGTTAGCTCGCCCACTGGACGCGGTGTACGCGGCGATCTTCATCGACGCGATCGTGGTCAAGGTCCGCGACGGGCAAGTCGCCAACCGCCCGTTCTACGCGGCGATCGGGGTCAGCGTGGATGGGTGCAAGGACGTGCTGGGGTTGTGGGCCGGCACCCCCGGCGACGGCGAAGGCGCCAAGTACTGGCTGGCGGTGCTGACCGAGCTGAAGAACCGCGGCATCACTGACACGATGTTCGTGGTCTGTGACGGGCTCAAAGGGTTACCCGAGGTCGTGGAGTCCACCTGGCCCGACGCCATCGTGCAGACATGTGTCATCCATTTGCTGCGCAACAGCTTCCGGCTGACCTCGCGTAAGTACTGGGACCAGATCGCCCGGGAACTCAAACTGGTCTACACCGCCCCGACCGCGGCAGCGGCCCGGGACGAGTTCGAGAAGTTCGCCGCGGTATGGGGTGCGCGCTACCCCGGGCTGATCCGGTTGTGGGAGAACGCCTGGGAACAGTTCACCCCGTTCCTGGCGTATGAGGTCGAGATCCGCCGGATTCTGTTCAGCACCAACGCGATCGAGTCGCTGAACGCACGATACCGGCGGGCCGTGCGAGCCCGGGGACACTTCCCCAACGAGCACGCCGCACTGAAGTGCCTGTACCTGGTGACCCGGTCACTGGACCCCACCGGTAAGGGGCAGGCACGATGGACCATGCGATGGAAGCCAGCGCTGAACGTCTTCGCGACCGTCTTCGAAGGCCGCTGGCCCACCGCAGAGAAGTACTAA
- a CDS encoding APC family permease: MTSNETTPRGLRRTLSVWEAIGVSVALMAPSMAVNINPQGISSSVGRAVPLAFALATVSVLLISWTFVRLTQRFHHAGSVYGFVGATLGPRAGIFAGWSLVGTYLFYAVVTSTAAGRFISEELSAWGVWKNAPDWSSFIFTLLALAIVVLLATREARNSTRLLLTIEAVTVTLIVLVSVVVLGKLLGGGGPSGQKFDLAVFSLPPGLGASTVFLGVVFGLLSFAGFESSATLGEEAKNPRQDIPRAILGTAIFGGVFFVVITAIEMMGFGADDKGVAAFTSSESLLADLSGDYLAGWVGHVITIGATVSAIGCALACVVGASRLIFALSRDGAGIRSLSAVDERHGVPVRAVGVVAGAAALIVLLAWIVLRAQSFDVFLYSGTIGTLILIVVYILATVGAYKLCFTTSGPGVGDLQVRRWELVIPVLAILVLAYTLFRNVYPFPSGAGWWGPAPAIAWLLAVLALVVVRRSATEEAGQKLTASEGLTAARPQ, translated from the coding sequence ATGACCAGCAACGAAACCACCCCGCGCGGACTGCGCCGCACGCTGTCGGTGTGGGAGGCGATCGGCGTCTCCGTCGCGCTCATGGCGCCCTCGATGGCCGTCAACATCAACCCACAGGGCATCAGCAGTAGCGTCGGTCGCGCGGTGCCGCTGGCGTTCGCACTGGCGACGGTCAGCGTGCTGCTGATCTCCTGGACGTTCGTGCGTCTGACCCAACGCTTCCACCACGCCGGCTCGGTCTACGGCTTCGTCGGTGCGACTCTCGGCCCTCGCGCTGGCATCTTCGCCGGCTGGTCATTGGTGGGGACCTACCTGTTCTACGCCGTCGTAACGTCAACCGCCGCAGGACGTTTCATCAGTGAGGAACTGTCCGCGTGGGGTGTGTGGAAGAACGCCCCGGACTGGAGTTCCTTCATCTTCACCCTCCTGGCGTTGGCCATCGTGGTGTTGCTCGCGACCCGCGAAGCCCGCAACTCCACTCGTCTCCTGCTGACGATCGAGGCGGTCACGGTGACACTCATCGTCCTGGTGTCGGTTGTCGTTCTGGGCAAACTACTCGGCGGTGGCGGGCCGAGCGGTCAGAAGTTCGATCTGGCCGTCTTCTCCCTACCGCCGGGGCTGGGCGCCTCGACCGTCTTTCTCGGTGTCGTCTTCGGTCTGCTCTCGTTCGCCGGGTTCGAGTCTTCGGCGACGCTGGGTGAGGAAGCCAAGAACCCTCGCCAGGACATTCCGCGCGCCATCCTGGGCACCGCGATCTTCGGCGGCGTGTTCTTCGTGGTGATCACGGCCATCGAGATGATGGGCTTCGGTGCTGACGACAAGGGCGTCGCTGCGTTCACTTCATCGGAGTCGCTGCTCGCGGACCTGTCCGGGGACTACCTGGCGGGCTGGGTCGGTCACGTCATCACGATCGGTGCGACAGTCAGCGCCATCGGATGCGCTCTGGCGTGCGTGGTCGGCGCGTCGCGGCTGATTTTCGCGTTGTCCCGGGACGGGGCCGGGATCCGCTCGCTCAGTGCGGTCGATGAGCGCCACGGCGTACCTGTCCGCGCCGTGGGAGTAGTCGCCGGTGCGGCCGCGCTGATCGTGCTGCTGGCCTGGATTGTCCTGCGAGCACAGTCATTTGACGTGTTCCTCTACTCCGGCACGATCGGCACGCTCATTCTGATCGTCGTGTACATCTTGGCGACCGTCGGCGCCTACAAGTTGTGCTTCACGACATCGGGGCCGGGTGTCGGCGATCTGCAGGTGCGCCGCTGGGAGTTGGTCATCCCGGTCCTGGCCATCCTGGTGCTGGCCTACACCTTGTTCCGCAACGTCTACCCGTTCCCCTCGGGGGCCGGCTGGTGGGGGCCGGCCCCGGCCATCGCCTGGCTGCTGGCGGTGCTCGCGTTGGTCGTCGTACGCCGATCGGCCACCGAAGAGGCGGGCCAGAAGCTCACTGCCTCAGAAGGTTTGACCGCTGCCAGACCGCAGTGA
- a CDS encoding class II glutamine amidotransferase, with amino-acid sequence MCRLLAHATPTALTTRRVLGAQLARRFERMSLLHDDGWGSAWVDAPGGSVHRVRDASPAHTQDRLRRVLESDPAAARIVHLRLATDSMAVTAMNAHPFSDGTLALAHNGSIVPTDSLQRLLTDDERAGLTGTTDSEMYFTLLRRHLSESGDLRDAAARTVRALRSAYPEASLNAVALTADSLCVIHSSSLARVPWEDFMASGLSTEDMPLDHSEVYFRMSYRAVPGGGWVFTSTGLGSDSWTALPEDSISTVDLASLQLSIDSQELAA; translated from the coding sequence GTGTGCCGACTCCTCGCCCACGCCACGCCGACCGCGCTCACGACCCGTCGGGTGCTCGGCGCACAGCTGGCCCGACGCTTCGAGCGGATGTCCCTGCTGCATGACGACGGGTGGGGATCTGCATGGGTCGACGCACCTGGCGGCTCGGTGCACCGGGTCCGGGATGCCTCTCCGGCGCACACGCAGGACCGATTGCGGCGTGTCCTGGAGTCCGATCCAGCGGCTGCGCGAATAGTCCACCTACGCCTGGCCACTGACTCGATGGCGGTCACTGCGATGAACGCCCACCCGTTCTCTGACGGGACTCTGGCGCTGGCCCACAACGGATCCATCGTGCCCACCGACTCGCTGCAACGACTACTGACCGATGACGAGCGTGCTGGCCTCACCGGTACGACGGACAGCGAGATGTACTTCACGTTGTTACGACGTCACCTGTCGGAGTCCGGCGACCTGAGGGACGCGGCGGCGCGGACCGTGCGAGCCCTTCGATCGGCGTACCCCGAAGCTAGTTTGAACGCCGTTGCCCTCACAGCAGATTCGCTGTGCGTCATCCACTCGAGCAGTCTGGCGCGGGTGCCGTGGGAGGACTTCATGGCAAGTGGCCTCAGCACCGAGGACATGCCGCTGGACCATTCCGAGGTGTACTTCCGGATGAGCTACCGAGCCGTCCCTGGCGGGGGCTGGGTATTCACCTCGACCGGGCTGGGCAGCGACTCCTGGACTGCCCTTCCGGAAGACTCCATCAGCACGGTGGACCTGGCCTCTCTGCAGTTGTCGATTGACTCCCAGGAGCTGGCTGCATGA
- a CDS encoding chorismate-binding protein produces the protein MEVEPHARFREWTAHGPVHIEHDPRVLDQPGFWVVAISFEGHLTAVRFDDVRRATPREVSAPTAPLARPGPGAWRTSLDRSAYVEGVVTVRDAIADGTVYQVNVCRVLEREVPVAFDLDTLDAAVCQRSSGRYGTRVFVPGADLDIVCASPELYLRRVGEQLTSGPIKGTAVTLEAMLEKDYTENVMITDLVRNDLQRVCRPGTVRVDGLCTPEEYPGSVHLVSHVGGTLAADTPWEQILHASFPPGSVSGAPKHSALQVIASIEPQEREIYCGAVGYVDNRDPLRPCAELAVAIRTFWRVGHTLRFGVGAGITWASDPQGEWWETDLKARWLVDLADAVIADSPSRA, from the coding sequence GTGGAGGTCGAACCGCACGCGCGATTCCGGGAGTGGACCGCCCACGGGCCGGTGCACATCGAGCACGATCCGCGCGTGCTGGACCAACCGGGCTTCTGGGTCGTGGCCATCAGCTTCGAAGGTCACCTGACCGCAGTGCGCTTCGATGACGTACGCCGGGCCACACCGCGCGAGGTATCCGCACCAACCGCGCCGCTGGCCAGGCCCGGACCTGGTGCGTGGCGCACCTCGCTGGACCGATCGGCGTACGTCGAGGGGGTGGTGACGGTGCGTGACGCCATCGCCGACGGGACGGTCTACCAGGTCAACGTCTGCCGGGTCCTGGAGCGCGAGGTGCCGGTCGCTTTCGACCTGGACACCCTGGATGCGGCTGTCTGCCAGCGCAGTTCGGGCCGGTACGGCACGCGGGTCTTCGTGCCGGGCGCCGACCTGGACATCGTGTGTGCCTCGCCGGAGTTGTACCTGCGCCGGGTCGGCGAGCAGCTGACGTCGGGTCCGATCAAGGGGACTGCGGTCACGTTGGAGGCGATGCTGGAGAAGGACTACACCGAGAACGTCATGATCACGGATCTGGTGCGCAACGATCTGCAGCGGGTGTGTCGCCCGGGGACAGTGCGCGTCGACGGGCTGTGCACACCGGAGGAATACCCCGGCAGTGTCCACCTGGTGTCCCATGTGGGCGGGACACTCGCGGCGGACACGCCATGGGAGCAGATCCTGCACGCGTCCTTCCCACCGGGATCGGTGTCGGGTGCGCCGAAGCATTCGGCTCTCCAGGTGATCGCGTCGATCGAGCCACAGGAGCGCGAGATCTATTGCGGCGCAGTGGGGTACGTCGACAACCGAGATCCGTTGCGGCCCTGTGCGGAACTCGCTGTGGCGATCAGGACGTTCTGGCGGGTAGGGCACACCCTGCGGTTCGGGGTCGGCGCCGGCATCACCTGGGCCTCCGACCCGCAGGGGGAGTGGTGGGAGACTGACCTGAAAGCCAGGTGGTTGGTCGATCTGGCCGACGCGGTCATCGCAGACAGCCCGAGTCGGGCGTAG
- a CDS encoding MurR/RpiR family transcriptional regulator, which translates to MINDTIREHMGDLSPAERKVGRALLSDYPRAGLGSTAALAKTAGVSSPTVVRFATSLGYNGFADLQLRLRDEIAADVLARTPRVERKIDRGNSPIAAAAEALADSVIDTARAQHPSEWEAALTALCDLSREVLCVGGRFTGTIAELFAAALNTVRPGAHFLRDPLGTDASLLVDLDARSVLMAFDVATYQTSTIDVVSYARTRKATVILVTDHSLSPAATDASVVLTVPDWSASPFGGITSTAVIVELLLRDAVSRLAYSGRDRLRRLDQLRGQEMVTPTS; encoded by the coding sequence ATGATCAACGACACGATCCGGGAGCACATGGGCGACCTGAGCCCCGCCGAACGCAAGGTCGGGCGGGCCCTGCTGTCCGATTACCCGCGCGCCGGCCTGGGGAGCACGGCGGCGTTGGCCAAGACGGCCGGGGTGAGCTCCCCCACCGTTGTCCGTTTCGCAACGTCCCTGGGCTACAACGGTTTCGCCGACCTTCAGTTGAGACTTCGCGACGAGATCGCCGCCGATGTCCTGGCCCGCACCCCCCGCGTGGAACGCAAGATCGACCGTGGCAACAGTCCGATCGCCGCAGCGGCCGAGGCACTCGCAGACTCGGTGATCGACACCGCGCGCGCCCAACACCCCTCGGAATGGGAGGCGGCGCTGACCGCGCTGTGCGATCTCAGCCGCGAAGTCCTCTGTGTCGGAGGCCGATTCACCGGGACGATTGCCGAACTCTTCGCTGCCGCGCTCAACACCGTCCGCCCGGGAGCGCACTTCCTTCGCGACCCGCTCGGTACTGACGCAAGCCTGCTGGTCGACCTCGACGCACGGTCAGTGCTGATGGCCTTCGACGTGGCGACCTACCAAACCTCGACCATCGACGTCGTGAGCTACGCGCGAACGCGCAAAGCGACCGTCATCCTGGTCACCGATCACAGCCTCTCCCCCGCGGCGACGGACGCCAGCGTCGTCCTCACGGTCCCTGATTGGTCGGCCTCCCCCTTTGGTGGGATCACCTCGACCGCGGTCATCGTGGAATTGCTCCTGCGAGACGCGGTGTCCCGCCTGGCGTACTCCGGCCGAGACCGGCTGCGACGGTTGGACCAACTGCGCGGCCAGGAAATGGTGACGCCCACGTCCTGA
- a CDS encoding TIGR02611 family protein: MSQRKPKDSKWWVDADEDPWAWRRALKSNWTTLIIYRTVVIVVGLAIVVLGVILLPFPGPGWLVIFLGLGVLASEFEPAAKLRSYAIKQVKKWNEWQKQQSLWVRALLGLGLFILIVVLFYALFAISGVPVYLPDPIENWLRGLPGLH; this comes from the coding sequence ATGAGCCAGCGCAAACCGAAGGACAGCAAGTGGTGGGTCGATGCTGACGAGGACCCCTGGGCCTGGCGACGGGCGCTGAAGTCCAACTGGACCACGCTGATCATCTACCGCACCGTCGTGATCGTCGTCGGGCTGGCGATCGTGGTGCTCGGGGTGATTCTGTTGCCGTTCCCCGGGCCGGGTTGGCTGGTGATCTTCCTGGGATTGGGCGTGCTGGCCTCGGAGTTCGAGCCGGCGGCCAAGCTGCGGTCGTACGCGATCAAGCAGGTCAAGAAGTGGAACGAGTGGCAGAAGCAGCAGTCGCTGTGGGTGCGCGCACTGCTCGGTCTGGGTTTGTTCATCCTGATCGTTGTGCTGTTCTACGCGCTGTTCGCGATCAGTGGTGTGCCGGTGTATTTGCCTGACCCGATTGAGAATTGGCTTCGTGGCCTCCCGGGCCTTCACTGA
- a CDS encoding amidohydrolase family protein, producing the protein MSINAVLRDTVEQLPLIDHHVHGALRDTPSHEEWANSFIEADTQPFPPQLDPLDSQLGFAVRAWCAPVLELPRHVDPQTYWQRRTTLGEQEVNRRFLAAAGVQRWVVDTGFATDTILSPEQMHEASGQPADEIVRLEVLAEELHAAGTLPADYPDAFRNLLSARTRDAVGTKTILAYRCGFDVDLSRPSDAAVSSAYRQWQQGDSRLTDPFLIAFGMHEATRTGLPLQIHVGFGDRDLDLRAADPLLLTDFLRDPQVQQASVLLLHCYPYERAAGYLAQAFSNVYLDVGLAVNYLGARSAAVIARSLELAPFSKILYSSDAYGPSELHYLGARLWRSGLTKALSQFVASDEWSVDDAVRIAHLIGSGNARRAYPALSLKEQSV; encoded by the coding sequence GTGAGTATCAACGCGGTCCTCCGAGACACCGTCGAGCAGTTGCCGCTGATCGACCACCACGTCCACGGCGCGCTGCGCGACACGCCGTCGCACGAAGAGTGGGCCAACAGCTTCATCGAAGCCGATACGCAACCCTTCCCGCCGCAATTGGATCCGCTGGACTCGCAACTCGGGTTCGCCGTACGCGCATGGTGTGCTCCTGTCCTTGAGCTACCTCGGCATGTCGATCCGCAGACCTACTGGCAGCGGCGTACGACGCTGGGCGAGCAGGAGGTGAACCGCCGGTTCCTCGCCGCTGCCGGGGTGCAACGGTGGGTGGTCGACACCGGATTCGCAACCGACACGATTCTGAGCCCCGAGCAGATGCACGAAGCCTCCGGCCAGCCCGCCGATGAGATCGTCCGGTTGGAAGTCCTCGCCGAGGAATTGCACGCCGCTGGAACCCTGCCGGCCGACTACCCCGACGCGTTTCGGAACCTACTCAGCGCGCGCACCCGTGACGCGGTGGGTACCAAGACGATCCTGGCCTACCGATGTGGCTTCGACGTCGACTTGAGCCGACCGAGCGACGCGGCAGTGTCCAGCGCGTATCGCCAGTGGCAGCAAGGAGATTCACGGCTGACTGACCCGTTCCTCATCGCCTTCGGCATGCACGAAGCCACCCGCACCGGATTGCCGCTGCAAATCCACGTGGGGTTTGGCGACCGCGATCTGGATCTGCGGGCCGCCGATCCGCTGCTTCTCACCGACTTCCTCCGGGATCCGCAGGTGCAGCAGGCCAGCGTGCTGTTGTTGCACTGCTATCCCTACGAGCGGGCAGCGGGCTATCTGGCCCAAGCCTTCTCCAACGTCTATCTCGACGTGGGTCTGGCGGTGAACTATCTCGGGGCACGCTCAGCGGCAGTCATCGCCCGATCGCTGGAACTGGCCCCGTTCAGCAAGATCCTCTACTCCTCCGACGCCTACGGTCCTTCGGAGTTGCATTACCTCGGCGCCCGTTTGTGGCGCAGCGGCCTGACCAAGGCACTGTCGCAATTCGTCGCCAGCGACGAATGGTCCGTGGACGACGCCGTCCGCATCGCCCACCTCATCGGTTCCGGCAATGCTCGCCGGGCCTATCCAGCTCTGAGCCTCAAGGAGCAATCCGTATGA
- a CDS encoding aminotransferase class IV, whose product MRVWVNGRIVGDEPSLNALDHGVTVGDGVFETCKVVDSGVFALQRHHERLDRSLAAMGLPAADRGILDEAIGAVLEEPITFGRLRYTVTAGVGPMGSDRGDAPLSYVVAAAEAKPFAPTAKVVVVPWTRNERGALAGVKSTSYGENVLALARAKAEGGSEAIFANTRGELCEGTGSNIFVVIDGVAVTPPLTSGALAGITRALTLEAAAAAGIPTAERDLPIDVLDTCEEVFLTSTTRDIQPVHAVGERRIAAPGPVTTQLQAAFAEVSREMGVTRFAPV is encoded by the coding sequence ATGCGGGTGTGGGTCAACGGGCGCATCGTTGGCGACGAACCTAGTTTGAACGCGCTCGACCACGGGGTCACCGTGGGCGACGGGGTGTTCGAGACCTGCAAGGTCGTCGACTCGGGGGTGTTCGCGTTGCAGCGCCACCACGAACGGCTGGACCGCTCGTTGGCGGCGATGGGGCTGCCCGCCGCCGACCGGGGGATTCTCGATGAGGCGATCGGCGCCGTACTGGAAGAGCCCATCACGTTCGGGCGGTTGCGCTACACCGTCACTGCCGGCGTCGGCCCGATGGGCTCGGATCGCGGTGACGCGCCACTCAGCTACGTTGTCGCCGCCGCCGAGGCAAAACCGTTCGCGCCGACCGCCAAAGTCGTGGTCGTGCCCTGGACCCGCAACGAACGGGGCGCTCTGGCGGGCGTGAAGTCCACGTCGTACGGCGAGAACGTGCTTGCGCTCGCCCGGGCCAAGGCCGAAGGCGGCAGCGAGGCGATCTTCGCCAACACCCGGGGCGAACTGTGTGAAGGCACCGGGAGCAACATCTTCGTGGTCATCGACGGGGTCGCCGTCACCCCGCCGCTGACCTCCGGGGCGCTGGCTGGGATCACCCGGGCTCTGACGTTGGAGGCCGCGGCCGCCGCGGGGATCCCGACCGCCGAGCGGGACCTGCCGATCGACGTACTCGACACCTGTGAAGAGGTCTTCCTCACCTCCACCACCCGCGACATCCAGCCGGTGCACGCGGTGGGCGAGCGGCGTATCGCAGCACCCGGACCGGTCACTACGCAACTGCAGGCGGCCTTCGCCGAGGTCTCCCGCGAGATGGGCGTCACTCGCTTCGCGCCGGTATGA
- a CDS encoding glutamine synthetase family protein produces the protein MVSDSSALSAQRAELAAAGVRFVAGWATNASNLVHAKTMPLERFADFVTSGAGMSPVYNGYSLDASIQFTPYYGAVGDLRLRLVPETVRLLGDGLAIGATRAVDQDGAADPCAPRNILERVVAEAIVAGFTPLIGHELEFTLVNPDGSLIEVPSWTPYGLGPVIGLQGFVDDLISQGAVAGVSFEQVHAEYGAMQIEVSLPPAEPVVAADTVVVAKTVIGRVARKHGMLPSFSPVPIDGGVGNGAHQHFSLSRGDQSIFAGGSGARGMTPQGESAIAGVLHALPEAQAVFAGSVLSGTRLAPGFWSGATACWGTENREASVRFLQGGSANPHGANVEVKIIDPSANPYLASAAILGLAVRGVASSATLPPEITEDPSGFSDEERAAAGLLVLPSDHRTVLDAFEGSELMREILGPQSVAALLAVRRHENDVYGEVEASTRSETLRLAWTV, from the coding sequence ATGGTGAGTGACTCAAGCGCTCTGTCCGCCCAGCGAGCCGAACTGGCCGCGGCCGGGGTGCGATTCGTTGCCGGTTGGGCGACCAACGCCTCGAACTTGGTGCACGCCAAGACCATGCCGCTGGAGCGCTTTGCCGACTTCGTCACCTCCGGTGCCGGGATGAGCCCGGTCTACAACGGGTACAGCCTGGACGCGAGTATTCAGTTCACTCCCTATTACGGGGCGGTCGGAGACCTCCGGTTGCGTCTGGTCCCCGAGACGGTGCGCCTTCTCGGGGACGGTCTCGCGATCGGGGCAACGCGGGCAGTGGACCAGGACGGCGCAGCCGACCCGTGCGCGCCGCGCAACATCCTGGAACGAGTCGTGGCCGAGGCGATCGTCGCCGGGTTCACCCCACTGATCGGGCATGAGTTGGAGTTCACTCTGGTCAACCCGGACGGCTCACTGATCGAGGTCCCGTCGTGGACGCCGTACGGCCTCGGTCCGGTGATCGGACTGCAGGGGTTCGTCGATGACCTGATCAGCCAGGGCGCGGTCGCCGGAGTCAGTTTCGAGCAGGTTCACGCCGAGTACGGCGCGATGCAGATCGAGGTGTCGTTGCCGCCCGCGGAGCCGGTCGTTGCTGCGGACACCGTCGTGGTGGCCAAGACCGTCATCGGTCGGGTGGCGCGCAAACACGGAATGTTGCCCAGCTTCTCTCCCGTGCCGATCGATGGTGGCGTCGGCAACGGAGCCCATCAGCACTTCTCGCTCTCTCGCGGGGATCAGTCGATCTTCGCCGGCGGGAGCGGCGCGCGAGGGATGACGCCGCAGGGGGAGAGTGCGATCGCCGGGGTTCTTCATGCGTTGCCCGAAGCGCAAGCCGTCTTCGCGGGGTCGGTGCTGTCGGGAACGCGGTTGGCCCCAGGCTTCTGGTCGGGCGCGACGGCGTGCTGGGGTACGGAGAACAGGGAGGCGAGTGTCCGTTTCCTGCAAGGGGGTTCGGCCAACCCGCACGGTGCGAACGTCGAAGTCAAGATCATCGATCCGTCGGCCAACCCCTACCTGGCATCCGCTGCCATCCTCGGCCTGGCGGTCCGCGGCGTTGCCAGCAGTGCGACGCTGCCGCCGGAGATCACCGAGGACCCCAGTGGGTTCAGCGACGAAGAACGCGCGGCTGCCGGCCTGCTGGTGTTGCCGAGCGACCACCGCACGGTTCTGGACGCTTTCGAAGGATCGGAACTGATGCGCGAAATCCTCGGACCACAATCCGTCGCCGCCCTTCTGGCCGTGCGTCGACACGAGAACGACGTCTACGGCGAAGTTGAGGCGAGCACGCGCAGCGAGACTCTGCGATTGGCGTGGACAGTGTGA
- a CDS encoding permease: MLNWVLDALRMAGMMAWQICWSLILGFLLASLVQAVVRREQVSRLLGDDRPATLAKATGLGVASSSCSYAAVALARSLFRKGASFTAAMVFEIASTNLVVELGIILALLLGWQFTLAEFVGGPIIIILVALVFRIVLRDKLIRDARTQADKGIAGSMEGHAAMDMSITGEGSLWSRLASPRGITAVSHIFVMEWAAVIRDIVIGLLIAGAVAAWVPQSFWQHLFLNGHPVWSAIWGPIIGPVIAIASFVCSIGNVPLAAVLWNGGISFGGVVSFLFADLLILPILAIYRKYYGWTMTLRITGVFYICMVAAGYAVEILFQLAHLVPASGHAFTGDAGISWNYTAWLNIAFLTLAALLCARFVRSGGTSMLHTMGGDPDTPPHH; encoded by the coding sequence ATGTTGAACTGGGTGCTCGATGCGTTACGGATGGCCGGGATGATGGCCTGGCAGATCTGCTGGTCGCTGATCCTGGGCTTCCTGCTCGCCTCCCTCGTGCAAGCGGTGGTGCGCCGCGAGCAGGTCTCCCGGCTGCTGGGTGACGACCGCCCGGCCACCCTGGCCAAGGCCACCGGGCTCGGCGTCGCCTCCTCGTCGTGCTCGTACGCCGCGGTCGCCTTGGCCCGGTCGCTGTTTCGCAAGGGTGCCAGCTTCACCGCGGCGATGGTCTTCGAGATCGCCTCCACCAACCTGGTCGTCGAGCTCGGCATCATCCTGGCGCTGCTGCTGGGCTGGCAGTTCACCCTGGCCGAGTTCGTCGGCGGCCCCATCATCATCATCCTGGTCGCCCTGGTGTTCCGGATCGTGCTGCGGGACAAACTGATCCGCGACGCCCGCACCCAAGCCGACAAAGGGATCGCCGGGTCCATGGAAGGCCACGCCGCGATGGACATGTCCATCACCGGCGAGGGTTCGCTCTGGTCCCGGCTCGCCTCTCCGCGCGGGATCACCGCCGTGAGTCACATTTTCGTGATGGAGTGGGCCGCAGTCATCCGCGACATCGTCATCGGGCTGCTGATCGCCGGCGCAGTCGCCGCCTGGGTACCGCAGAGCTTCTGGCAGCACCTGTTCCTGAACGGTCACCCGGTCTGGTCGGCGATCTGGGGGCCGATCATCGGCCCCGTCATCGCGATCGCCAGCTTCGTCTGCTCCATCGGCAACGTTCCGCTAGCGGCGGTCTTGTGGAACGGCGGCATCAGCTTCGGCGGCGTCGTGTCGTTCCTATTCGCCGACCTGCTGATCCTGCCCATCCTGGCCATCTACCGCAAGTACTACGGGTGGACCATGACCCTACGCATCACCGGCGTCTTCTACATCTGCATGGTGGCAGCCGGGTACGCCGTCGAGATCCTCTTCCAACTCGCCCACCTCGTCCCAGCCTCCGGGCACGCCTTCACCGGAGACGCCGGAATCAGCTGGAACTACACCGCCTGGCTCAACATCGCCTTCCTGACCCTCGCAGCCCTGCTGTGCGCGCGGTTCGTCCGCAGCGGCGGAACCAGCATGCTGCACACGATGGGCGGCGACCCCGACACACCCCCGCACCACTGA